A region from the Oncorhynchus keta strain PuntledgeMale-10-30-2019 chromosome 5, Oket_V2, whole genome shotgun sequence genome encodes:
- the LOC118365525 gene encoding tetraspanin-16-like isoform X1: MTPVGQADTDSWQQVGLNSSRPKSSGPIKKGRTCKMARHDKLYRWMRYLMLLLCVILVISGFVLLGLGAWIRYGAATFVDVLGPYSSQLIYISYICIGMGSVLSFTGLIGCCGAWKENRFFIMLFFFIVTMLFVAEIIGTIFVLTYRNLVSLVVRDASKNSLMTVYMGPAATDPISTAWNTVMVKFKCCGFENSTVDFKGSVFSTTTGLNYPKTCCVNKTLADCDGITITPSLIQPQSCFGKVITVIREQSVILGSAAGCICMMELSSMILAMVLFVKLGLMRHPW; this comes from the exons ATGACACCTGTTGgccaggcagacacagacagttgGCAGCAAGTAGGCCTTAATAGCAGTAGGCCTAAATCGTCTGGACCTATTAAAA AAGGTCGAACTTGCAAAATGGCTAGACATGACAAACTGTACAGATGGATGCGGTATTTGATGTTGCTGCTTTGTGTGATACTTGTT atAAGTGGCTTTGTGCTGCTGGGACTTGGCGCATGGATTAGATATGGAGCAGCTACGTTTGTGGATGTCCTGGGCCCCTACTCGTCTCAGCTCATCTACATCAGCTACATCTGTATTGGTATGGGCTCAGTGCTGTCTTTCACGGGTCTCATCGGCTGCTGTGGGGCTTGGAAAGAGAACCGCTTCTTTATCATGCTG TTTTTCTTCATCGTGACAATGCTATTTGTTGCTGAAATCATTGGGACTATTTTTGTCTTGACGTACCGGAATCTG GTTAGCTTAGTGGTACGTGATGCAAGCAAGAATTCCCTGATGACTGTCTATATGGGCCCAGCGGCAACAGACCCAATCTCAACAGCATGGAACACAGTCATGGTCAAG TTCAAATGCTGTGGTTTTGAGAACTCGACTGTAGATTTCAAGGGCTCTGTGTTCAGTACAACCACGGGTTTGAACTATCCTAAGACTTGCTGCGTGAACAAGACCCTTGCAGACTGTGACGGTATCACCATCACTCCAAGTCTGATCCAACCACAG AGCTGCTTTGGTAAGGTCATCACAGTGATCAGAGAGCAGAGTGTCATCCTGGGATCAGCAGCTGGCTGCATATGTATGATGGAG
- the LOC118365525 gene encoding tetraspanin-16-like isoform X2, with amino-acid sequence MTPVGQADTDSWQQVGLNSSRPKSSGPIKKGRTCKMARHDKLYRWMRYLMLLLCVILVISGFVLLGLGAWIRYGAATFVDVLGPYSSQLIYISYICIGMGSVLSFTGLIGCCGAWKENRFFIMLFFFIVTMLFVAEIIGTIFVLTYRNLVSLVVRDASKNSLMTVYMGPAATDPISTAWNTVMVKFKCCGFENSTVDFKGSVFSTTTGLNYPKTCCVNKTLADCDGITITPSLIQPQLSSMILAMVLFVKLGLMRHPW; translated from the exons ATGACACCTGTTGgccaggcagacacagacagttgGCAGCAAGTAGGCCTTAATAGCAGTAGGCCTAAATCGTCTGGACCTATTAAAA AAGGTCGAACTTGCAAAATGGCTAGACATGACAAACTGTACAGATGGATGCGGTATTTGATGTTGCTGCTTTGTGTGATACTTGTT atAAGTGGCTTTGTGCTGCTGGGACTTGGCGCATGGATTAGATATGGAGCAGCTACGTTTGTGGATGTCCTGGGCCCCTACTCGTCTCAGCTCATCTACATCAGCTACATCTGTATTGGTATGGGCTCAGTGCTGTCTTTCACGGGTCTCATCGGCTGCTGTGGGGCTTGGAAAGAGAACCGCTTCTTTATCATGCTG TTTTTCTTCATCGTGACAATGCTATTTGTTGCTGAAATCATTGGGACTATTTTTGTCTTGACGTACCGGAATCTG GTTAGCTTAGTGGTACGTGATGCAAGCAAGAATTCCCTGATGACTGTCTATATGGGCCCAGCGGCAACAGACCCAATCTCAACAGCATGGAACACAGTCATGGTCAAG TTCAAATGCTGTGGTTTTGAGAACTCGACTGTAGATTTCAAGGGCTCTGTGTTCAGTACAACCACGGGTTTGAACTATCCTAAGACTTGCTGCGTGAACAAGACCCTTGCAGACTGTGACGGTATCACCATCACTCCAAGTCTGATCCAACCACAG